Genomic DNA from Salvia miltiorrhiza cultivar Shanhuang (shh) chromosome 1, IMPLAD_Smil_shh, whole genome shotgun sequence:
TAATATTATCTTTTCTTAGAATTAATGAATAACGTAATTATCATATAAAGTAACAAAGTTCATTTAATTAATAGTGGACTAGTGGAGACAAGAAAATAATGAAATGCTCAAGGATATTAACAAAGATATTCCCTCCACCCATCGCCTATATATAGGCCATTTCTCTTTACTACTTAGCACGCACAACAAATTCTGATACATTACAACTCAGATTTTCCTTCCAAATTCTGTTTGTTTTCCTTAAGCActtaacaaatatataaatgGCAATTGCTCGTATTGTTATCGTGTTGACAATGGCCTCGAGCCTTATTTTCATGGTCGCTGCCAAATCTGGAAAAGCCACATTCTACACCGACTATTCTCGTAAGTTGCTCACTTGCTCCCTTTCAATTTGCTCATTAATTAATATAACTAAATttagtttaaaaaatatttttagaatCGGCATGCTATGAAAGCAAGCAAGAAGGCACGATGATAGCTGCAGCAAACCCTAGATTATACGATAATGGGAAAGCTTGTGGGCATAGGTACAAAATACGGTGCACGGGCGGCACCAACCACGGCGACAAACCATGCCGGAGTGGTCATGTGACGGTGAAGATCGTTGATCTCTGCCCTGACTGCGCACATGATCAGCTTGACCTCTCCAAACAAGCCTTTCGGAAGATTGGCAATCTTGATGCTGGCGTCATTCGTATTAACTATGTCCGGTAACTCACAAATATTTCAATATTACTTATATATAAAACAATTTGATTCTAAGAGACTCCTaagtttatgtatttctttggaTTGGGCGTGCAATTTGACTGCATGCAGCAATGAATTGTCCAGTCTAACTAGCTACGTAGTTTTAATTTGTTTGCCTAATTTAATTTGTCTCGTTGCAGGTGCATGATGGTGatcgtttatttatttttatttttttacttgtcTAGTTTTTGTGGACTTGTccttatttttgttttcatcCATGAGTTGCAATAttatttgatgaatttgaaaaaaatatagcGTGGTGCTGACACAATTCATTTTCATGATGTTGTAATTTGCAGAGTGTAAGTGGGACCACCGAGTTATATTCACAAACTCCAATTTCACAAAGAAAAATAAGCTTTTCAATTTCAGGGCGATGTATGTAGCTGTTGGTTTGAATAAGGGAGGCGGTTTCCTGAAGAGATTTTTGGAATCGACAATATTCCGGTTGGCTTTAGACAAGACCCATTTGGATTTTCTAGTTACCAGTCATGTTGTGTACTTGTAATTTATTAgtgataataaattatttgtcCGGTTACAGTGGCATATTGATGATAATGATATATGCAAGAATAAACGATGCAACTTGTAAAATATCGGGTATAgttggaaaataaaatttactttTGTAACACTCCTTGCGTGCGATGTCATCGTTATGACAAGTTTGGATGTGTCATATTTTGATTACGATAAGTTTAATTTATAGTTTCTAATTTACGTAAATTTCCTTCACTATAAGAAAACCaagatatataataatttattatcgaaatgaaaaggaaaataaggtaataatttattttcttttaaatttagtCCAATGACTACTGTTCATATTTTATCCTATATATTCGATcagattaaaaataattttctattaATGAAGCCGTGTAATTATTAGGTTCTTCACAATTGTCCAATACAGCACTCGGGTGGTCATGTAGTATAAATATAATACATAAAACATGGGCTAATAATTAAAATCTTAGAAATGGCATCTACGTGAGATTCGAATCACAGAAATACACAACATAAGTCACGCCACAGATAGCTAATTCCATGCACAGACATGCATATTTTTGACATCACgtatttctatttctattttattcgtAGCTCCAACAACCCAAGAGCCTCTTAGTACATCTTCCCATGGGTAAACATTTCAAACCCtgaaaagaaagaattaagCAGCACACCAAACCAAATAAGTTAGAAAAACAGTGAGATTTTGTATCATGTGAAATAGATGGAGGTAGACTTACTGATAAAACTGAATGTTGACTTTGCCGGCGTCGGGATTGGCAATAATGGCAAATGCTTCTTGAGAGAGATCGATGGTGCCGCGGCAGCCGGCTGGGCAGTAGTCCACAATTTTAACGACGACGGTTCGGCCGGTGCAAGGGTGGGGGTCGCCTTTGTTAGTAGCGCCACTGCATCTAACTTTATACTTTCTGTCGCACGCCGCTCTTTTGTCCCAGATGGCGTCACTCGCCGCCGCGATCATCACCCCGTCGTTCGAGTAGCCATGGCAGGATGAGGCTAAGCTTGCATCAAACAACTTTACCGTTAATTGTTTTAGGCTATACTTTCAATATTATACCTACAAAATACTCATATGAAATTGATCAAccaactttttaattaattgttggAAATACTCACGAACATAAGGAGCGGTGTAGAAAGTAGCAGTTCCTTGCTCGGCATTTGCAACTGAAGCCGCCACTAGCGCAGCCGCCGCCACCATCATCACAACTCCACCGGCGTTAAACATTTTTTCTTTCGGATTCAAGATATCTCAGCGTTACCTGTGTGAAGAAACATGAATAACGATACCGGCCCTTTTTATAGATGAAGTCCAGAACtaattaaattacaattatCCCATCGCAGTAAAGCGACACCATATATTATTTCGTGTTTCTTCCGACGTTTTCctgaaaattaaaaagaaatttaatttgTTCAAACACTTTCGTAATGCGAATGGACTATCAAGCTCAATTCATATAATGTAGAACaatattatatgaatatttCCTTGCGTTTTTTCATGtatacaaattatatatattaagatAGAAATAATCTTTGCTTTAACACTCGTCACATCTGGATCTcaaaacaaatactccctccatcccccaaataactttctacTACGGGaagacacaaattttaagaaaaagttaagTGTATTGgtagtggagaaaaaatattataattagtattaaaaGTGATGAAAATCTTATTAaaattagtattgagaatgatgaaatgttgaaaagtaaaaatagataaaatatttttagtgGTGAATGTCCCAAAATGGATAAGAAGTTATTTGAGAGACGTCGCAAAAAAGaaatatagaaaattatttgGGGGACAAGGGAAGTACTCTCTAGTCTCTACGTCCACGAAAACTCTTCCTTGATGAAGTGGAtagagttttaagaaaagttaaTTGTATATTTGGTTAATGAACTACAAATTAGAAAAATTGTGATAGTTAATGGgttgagtttaaaattatttaaggccattatcttagggctatttgcaaaaataggccactattttttGGACTTGCAAagataggccaattattttagtttttggcatTTATAGGCCACTTTTGGGGTAAAAATATGGCCCAAAATAGCCTGATTGGGTACACATGTTgcctaaaaataccaaaaactaaaataattggcctatttttgcaagtccgaaaaatagtggcctatttttgcaaatagccctaagataatggccttaaataaatttaaactctAATGGGTTTCATTATGTGGATTAATTAGTCACAAAATGTGTAAATATATGAGAATTttaagagtgatagttagtgagattaattttaaattaaaaacaaaatagaaagagttTTTGTGGAGGGAGGGAGTAGTGGATACACCAACAAAATAATCCTAATTATTGTTGTCCTCATATCTTTGGCACTCATCGTATGTGTTAAAAGAAGTTAGtcacagtttttttttttttttaaatagagaCACACACAACTGATAGCTGCTAAAGGTAGCGGCTACAAAAGCATAGTAATTAATGTTTAATAATTTCTAATTTGGGAGAtattaaatttactattttaattctCATATATTTTTAGGTTATACATCTCTAATCTCTTTCAGCtttaatttctttcttttactcTTTTTATTGGTGTGCTTTGTGCACTAGATCATCGGAATATATAATCTTTTATTGTTGACCATCGATCCAAACTTTGTAAGCTCCGTTAGTTAACTTTATATATCATAACACAACGACGATGAAATACGTACTCCggtaaattatgaaatttattgttttttggCTTAAATATAATTAAGGAACTtgtcaataattaagaaataatgtttcaatagcattaagatgaaagAATTCGATTTAGATAAATTACCCAAGAAACGCAAGTAATTATTCGTCTACCAATTTATTCCATATTACTAATACGATAGCTTCGCCACTAATTAGTCcgattccaacaattacggattgggggaATTAATTGACACTAATCTAAATTAACCTAAAGTGATCTGCAGGCTCAAGAAAATCAGATTAAAACTCTCTATTTAGGgaacaaatcaaaattcaattaaatcaattaaacacacaattaggtctcacaaaTTTTAGACTAGTGCTTCATTactattcaaataaaatacaataaaatcaaataaagtaaATATAATTACTAAATAACGAACTGAAGTAAAACAGAAATTGTCACCGAAACTCCAACTTCGATTGAGCAATTATATACTATCAATCGAAGCCTTCAAACTCTCAATTCAAATTCTAAACTACGAAAAACAATTAA
This window encodes:
- the LOC131005007 gene encoding EG45-like domain containing protein, whose protein sequence is MAIARIVIVLTMASSLIFMVAAKSGKATFYTDYSQSACYESKQEGTMIAAANPRLYDNGKACGHRYKIRCTGGTNHGDKPCRSGHVTVKIVDLCPDCAHDQLDLSKQAFRKIGNLDAGVIRINYVRV
- the LOC131005008 gene encoding EG45-like domain containing protein, with the protein product MFNAGGVVMMVAAAALVAASVANAEQGTATFYTAPYVPSSCHGYSNDGVMIAAASDAIWDKRAACDRKYKVRCSGATNKGDPHPCTGRTVVVKIVDYCPAGCRGTIDLSQEAFAIIANPDAGKVNIQFYQV